Proteins encoded by one window of Xenopus tropicalis strain Nigerian chromosome 6, UCB_Xtro_10.0, whole genome shotgun sequence:
- the basp1 gene encoding brain acid soluble protein 1 (The RefSeq protein has 3 substitutions compared to this genomic sequence), whose product MGGKLSKKKKGYNVNDDKTKDKDKKAEGANTEEEGAPKTNEETQPAVDSTEVKENDAKNDKDAQATESKTENKEGEKEAPNKDVVQKPESEKTEASSDTKAEPQKTEQPVSKPEDQPAAAPAPVTNNEGPKASEPSTEAKVSQPSEAPAPSKVEEKSKEEGEAKKTEAPASSEIKSESAPASDSKPSSEAAPSSVKSQETEAPSSTTTKASEPAGPADEVKASETPAANSDQTIAVQE is encoded by the coding sequence ATGGGAGGAAAGCTGAGCAAGAAGAAGAAGGGATACAATGTTAATGATGACAAAACTAAGGATAAAGACAAAAAGGCAGAAGGAGCTAACACAGAAGAAGAAGGGGCACCTAAAACCAATGAAGAGACTCAGCCTGCTGTAGATAGTACAGAAGTAAAAGAAAATGATGCAAAGAATGATAAGGATGCACAGGCAACGgaaagcaaaacagaaaataaagaaggGGAAAAAGAGGAACCAAAAAAAGATGTTGTTCAGAAACCAGAGTCAGAGAAAACGGAAGCTTCTTCTGATACTAAAGCAGAGCCACAGAAAACAGAACAACCAGTATCAAAGCCAGAGGATCAACCAgcagcagcccctgcccctgtTACTAATAATGAAGGGCCAAAAGCCTCTGAGCCTAGTACTGAGGCCAAAGTTTCTCAGCCTTCAGAAACACCAGCACCAAGTAAAGTAGAGGAAAAGAGTAAAGAGGAAGGGGAAGCCAAAAAGACTGAGGCTCCCGCTTCATCAGAAATCAAAAGTGAGTCCGCCCCAGCTTCAGACTCAAAACCTAGCAGTGAGGCCGCACCTTCTTCTGTGAAGTCTCAAGAAACTGAAGCACCTAGTTCTACTACTACTAAGGCCTCTGAGCCTGCAGGACCAGCTGATGAAGTTAAAGCTTCGGAGACCCCAGCAGCTAATTCTGATCAAACCATAGCAGTTCAAGAGTAA